The stretch of DNA ACAAGGATGAGATTCTTGCCAAGTTTTCGGCAGAGCCGGAGCGGTATTACAAAATCAGATTGTTCCAAGAGCAGGGCTTTGCAAGAAAATCATGCAGTGTTTGCAAGAGATTTTTTTGGACTTTGGATTCTGCCAGACACGCTTGCCCTGATCACTCTGATGACACTTATTCGTTCATTGGCAATCCGCCGACATCAAAACGATTTGACTATACCGAAGCCTGGAAGCAGGTAGAATCATTTTTTGTCAAAAATGGCCACACTTCAATTAGCCGCTATCCTGTTGTGTGTCGATGGCGAGACGACCTGTATTTTACTATAGCATCCATTGTTGATTTTCAAAGAGTCATGGGCTCCAAGGTCGTGTTCGAATTTCCTGCAAACCCCCTAGTTGTTCCGCAGACATGCCTTCGCTTCAAGGATATAGAAAATGTTGGAGTAACCGGTAGGCACTTTTCCAGCTTTTGCATGATTGGCCAGCACAGCATCCCAAACAACAAGGGCTACTGGAAGGACGAGTGTGTTGATCTTGACTTTAGGTTACTGACTGAATCATTTGGAATAAACAAAAACGAGATCACGTTTGTAGAAGATGTCTGGGCCGGCGGTGGCTCGTTTGGCTCTTCACTGGAATATTATGTCAGAGGATTAGAGCTTGGAAACGCAGTCTTTACTGAATTTCAGGGAGAGCTTGGAAACCACACAACACTAGACCAGAAAATCATAGACATGGGTGCAGGCCTGGAAAGATTCGCGTGGATTACAATGGGAACGCCGACTGCCTATGACTGCTGTTTTGGCCCAATCACGCAAAAACTATTCCAAAAAATAGGAATCGATACTGACTCGCAAATCCTGACAAAATACTTTACTGAAATTGCAAGAAATCTGGAGAAATTCCCAGATTTATCCCAAGTAAGAAAGGCCGCAATCAAGGCATCCAATTTGTCAGAGAATCACCTATCCAAGATGATTACACCACTTGAAGGCCTATACATGATTGCAGACCATCTGCGAACACTGATCTTTGCAATATCGGACGGCGCATTGCCAAGCAATGTAGGTGGCGGATACAATCTCAGAATCATCCTGCGAAGAATAATGGCTACAATAGACAGACTAGGACTAAAATTGGATCTGGACGAGCTGATTGATGCCCACATTGACTATCTCAAGCATACATATCCAGAACTGGAACAATACCGAGCCGAAGTCAAGACCATCATCAACATAGAAGTCGGCAGATACCACGAGTCAAAATCCAGAATGGAAAAAATTGCGCAAAACCTCAAGGCTCAGAAAAAAACACTAAACGTAGACGACATGATCCGCCTATACGAATCAGACGGAGTAACACCGGACTATCTCAAAGAATATGACGTGATATCAGAAATTCCTGACAGCTTTTACAGTAAACTGTCTGATCTGCACCAGTCTGAGAAGAAAAAAGCTACAGAGGAATTTGACCTAGCTGGAATTGCAGACACTGATCTGTTATTTTACAAAGACGATCCGCCAAAATTTGACGCCAAGGTACTCAAGGTAATCAAGGGAAAATTTGTCATCCTAGACAAGACGTCATTTTATGCAAGGGGTGGAGGACAGGAACCAGACCATGGAAAGATCAACGGCCAAGACGTTGTAGATGTAACAAAGCACGGCAATGTTGTGTTACATGAGATCAAGGGGACTGCGCCAAAGGAAGGCGATACTATACATTGTGAGATTGATGTTGCAAGGCGCACAAACATAACAAAACACCACACCAGCACCCACGTGGTAAACTCGTCTGCAAGAAATGTCTTGGGTTCTTGGGTCTGGCAGCATTCTGCATACAAAGAAAAAGACTATGGAAGACT from Candidatus Nitrosotenuis aquarius encodes:
- the alaS gene encoding alanine--tRNA ligase, yielding MNKDEILAKFSAEPERYYKIRLFQEQGFARKSCSVCKRFFWTLDSARHACPDHSDDTYSFIGNPPTSKRFDYTEAWKQVESFFVKNGHTSISRYPVVCRWRDDLYFTIASIVDFQRVMGSKVVFEFPANPLVVPQTCLRFKDIENVGVTGRHFSSFCMIGQHSIPNNKGYWKDECVDLDFRLLTESFGINKNEITFVEDVWAGGGSFGSSLEYYVRGLELGNAVFTEFQGELGNHTTLDQKIIDMGAGLERFAWITMGTPTAYDCCFGPITQKLFQKIGIDTDSQILTKYFTEIARNLEKFPDLSQVRKAAIKASNLSENHLSKMITPLEGLYMIADHLRTLIFAISDGALPSNVGGGYNLRIILRRIMATIDRLGLKLDLDELIDAHIDYLKHTYPELEQYRAEVKTIINIEVGRYHESKSRMEKIAQNLKAQKKTLNVDDMIRLYESDGVTPDYLKEYDVISEIPDSFYSKLSDLHQSEKKKATEEFDLAGIADTDLLFYKDDPPKFDAKVLKVIKGKFVILDKTSFYARGGGQEPDHGKINGQDVVDVTKHGNVVLHEIKGTAPKEGDTIHCEIDVARRTNITKHHTSTHVVNSSARNVLGSWVWQHSAYKEKDYGRLDVTHHSSLSDDEVKKIENYANMIIQKNLPVTIQEYERGQAEQTFGFRIYQGGVVPVKAVRIVKIEDFDVEACGGTHVKRTGDLGLIKITKTERIQDGVIRMEFVSGQAAIDFVQKQEGDVMNIIKSLGTNREKLLKSFEHAMTDSEAAKKKLKQLIKRTSTTSAKEAIESAKVFGPVKFYNIIEEELDDEFHIAVGDEAIKADPTLIYCALIVKGSGIRIIVFAGEKASFKAGDLVKEISSKLGGSGGGDARFGQGGGKDTSKLNDALDHAEFLIKKTVNA